The following proteins are co-located in the Macadamia integrifolia cultivar HAES 741 chromosome 3, SCU_Mint_v3, whole genome shotgun sequence genome:
- the LOC122073541 gene encoding psbP domain-containing protein 4, chloroplastic isoform X2 → MRKIGWRTYRRPDEKSGGHGVGWSPIIPYSFSVPQDWGEVPVSIADLGGTEIDLRFASSKEGRLFVIVAPVLRFADNLGEDATIEKIGPPDKVINAFGPEVIGENVEGKVLNMEVEQHSGRTYYQFELEPPHALITATAAGNRLYLFNVTANGLQWKRHYQDLKRIADSFRVV, encoded by the exons ATGAGAAAG ATAGGTTGGAGGACATACCGCAGACCAGATGAGAAGTCTGGAGGCCATGGTGTTGGGTGGAGTCCAATTATCCCATACTCATTTTCAGTTCCTCAAGATTGGGGAGAG GTTCCAGTTTCAATTGCAGATCTTGGTGGGACAGAGATTGATTTGAGATTTGCAAGCTCCAAGGAAGGGCGTTTATTTGTCATCGTTGCTCCTGTTCTCAGATTTGCCGACA ATCTTGGTGAAGATGCAACAATTGAAAAGATTGGACCACCTGATAAAGTGATAAATGCATTTGGACCAGAAGTGATCGGGGAGAATGTAGAGGGAAAGGTTTTAAACATGGAAGTGGAACAACATTCTGGGAGGACATACTACCAATTCGAGTTGGAGCCACCCCACGCTCTTATCACTGCTACTGCAGCTGGCAATCGGCTCTACCTGTTCAATGTAACTGCAAATG GTCTTCAATGGAAGAGGCATTATCAGGACTTGAAACGGATTGCAGACTCCTTTCGTGTCGTCTAA
- the LOC122073539 gene encoding pentatricopeptide repeat-containing protein At3g21470: MKLIRESEIQKQQKRNRLNHQNSSLSNPALFEQALPVPFTKGDLNPSHWSHQIRKYLSQGVPREALLIYSQGRRKGIHHHTVIPVLLKACALLSFLHYGRALHAECVKIGVDHDVIIGTSLVSMYSKCEGVISSRRMFDEMPDRNVVTWNAMIGGYSRDGDMGSALYLFRQMHEQTPVTWAEMIDGFARNGDIVGARRLFDQAPLEMRNVVAWTVMVDGYASNGQMEAARQLFEEMPRRNFFAWSSMIAGYCRKGDVKEAKAMFDRIPVRNLVNWNSLIAGYAQNGFGKEALEAFAKMQSEGFEPDEVTVTSALSACATVGSLGSGKEIHNLISHKGIKLNQFVLNSLVDMYAKCGDLGTARQIFEAMPQKNDVCWNAMISGLAVHGRSEDALELFGQMEESSEKPNEVTFLSVLSACAHGGFVNEGLDIFSKMKEQYGLVVGIEHYGCMVDLLGRAGRLNKAYDLIKKMPMKPNDVVWGALLGACRIHSDTTTMERVAEEFGMLEPDKASSDDARYVLLANIYAASDRWEKAQSMRIMMGNRRVQKTPGCSSVMLGNIEHQFHAGAQADPRTHQLYGGVTYERNKLVED; encoded by the coding sequence ATGAAACTAATAAGGGAATCCGAAATCCAAAAGCAACAAAAACGTAATCGTTTGAACCATCAAAACTCATCCCTTTCAAATCCAGCACTCTTTGAACAAGCCCTCCCAGTTCCCTTCACAAAAGGAGACCTCAATCCCTCTCATTGGTCTCACCAGATAAGGAAGTATCTCTCTCAAGGAGTACCAAGAGAGGCCCTTCTCATTTACTCCCAAGGTCGGCGTAAAGGAATTCATCACCATACTGTAATTCCTGTGCTGCTCAAGGCTTGTgctcttctctcctttctccaCTATGGGAGGGCTTTGCATGCCGAGTGTGTCAAAATTGGGGTAGACCATGATGTGATTATAGGAACTTCACTGGTTAGCATGTACTCCAAGTGTGAAGGCGTAATTAGTTCTCGTAGgatgtttgatgaaatgccagATAGAAATGTTGTCACTTGGAATGCCATGATAGGTGGGTATTCAAGGGATGGAGACATGGGTTCTGCACTATATCTATTTCGACAGATGCACGAACAGACGCCAGTGACATGGGCGGAGATGATTGATGGGTTCGCAAGAAATGGCGATATTGTGGGAGCTAGGAGGCTGTTTGATCAGGCTCCTCTTGAGATGAGGAATGTGGTGGCGTGGACCGTGATGGTTGATGGGTATGCAAGCAACGGACAGATGGAGGCAGCGAGGCAGCTTTTCGAAGAGATGCCTCGACGAAATTTCTTTGCTTGGTCCTCAATGATTGCTGGATATTGCAGGAAGGGTGATGTGAAGGAGGCAAAGGCCATGTTTGACCGTATCCCAGTCCGGAATTTGGTAAACTGGAATTCATTGATTGCTGGTTATGCACAGAATGGGTTTGGCAAGGAAGCTCTGGAAGCATTTGCTAAAATGCAGTCTGAGGGGTTTGAGCCGGATGAGGTTACAGTCACGAGCGCGTTATCGGCTTGTGCAACTGTGGGTTCTTTGGGTTCTGGTAAAGAAATCCATAATCTGATCAGTCATAAAGGCATCAAGCTTAATCAGTTTGTTCTCAATAGTTTAGTAGACATGTATGCTAAATGTGGGGATTTAGGCACTGCGAGACAGATCTTTGAAGCAATGCCCCAAAAGAATGATGTTTGTTGGAATGCAATGATATCAGGCCTTGCTGTTCACGGACGGAGTGAAGATGCACTCGAGCTTTTTGGCCAAATGGAGGAGTCAAGTGAGAAGCCCAATGAAGTTACATTTCTATCTGTTCTCTCAGCTTGTGCACATGGAGGTTTTGTCAATGAAGGGCTAGATATCTTCTCCAAAATGAAGGAACAATATGGTCTAGTTGTGGGCATTGAGCATTATGGGTGCATGGTGGACCTTTTGGGACGAGCGGGGAGATTAAACAAAGCTTATGATTTGATCAAGAAGATGCCAATGAAACCAAATGATGTGGTCTGGGGAGCCCTGCTTGGAGCTTGCAGGATCCATTCGGACACAACGACGATGGAGAGAGTAGCAGAGGAATTCGGGATGCTAGAGCCTGACAAGGCCTCTAGTGATGATGCACGTTATGTGCTGTTGGCAAATATTTATGCAGCTTCAGATCGATGGGAGAAAGCCCAAAGCATGAGGATAATGATGGGTAATAGAAGGGTCCAGAAGACACCTGGGTGCAGTTCAGTAATGCTTGGTAATATTGAGCACCAGTTTCACGCAGGTGCTCAAGCTGATCCACGGACCCATCAGCTGTATGGTGGAGTCACTTATGAAAGGAATAAACTTGTTGAAGATTAA
- the LOC122073541 gene encoding psbP domain-containing protein 4, chloroplastic isoform X1, producing MSTNLFTRCWFPLRDYKSPQFLHSEQILRPLHTDAQSSPGKKISSPKATVVSKGNGFVDEDTDKLSSFFTRRSAMVSGVSLVSAAVLTFPGYGLAEVKQGLLAGRIPGLSEPDEKGWRTYRRPDEKSGGHGVGWSPIIPYSFSVPQDWGEVPVSIADLGGTEIDLRFASSKEGRLFVIVAPVLRFADNLGEDATIEKIGPPDKVINAFGPEVIGENVEGKVLNMEVEQHSGRTYYQFELEPPHALITATAAGNRLYLFNVTANGLQWKRHYQDLKRIADSFRVV from the exons ATGAGCACAAACCTATTCACCAGGTGTTGGTTTCCGTTGCGAGATTACAAGTCTCCTCAGTTTCTACATTCTGAACAGATTTTGCGACCTCTCCACACAGATGCTCAGTCTTCTCCAGGGAAGAAGATTTCAAGTCCAAAAGCTACTGTAGTTTCAAAAGGAAATGGCTTTGTTGATGAAGATACGGACAAACTGTCTTCTTTTTTCACTAGACGATCAGCTATGGTTTCTGGGGTTTCTTTAGTTTCTGCTGCAGTTTTGACTTTTCCTGGATATGGGTTAGCTGAAGTGAAACAAGGCCTTCTAGCGGGGAGGATCCCTGGTCTATCTGAGCCAGATGAGAAAG GTTGGAGGACATACCGCAGACCAGATGAGAAGTCTGGAGGCCATGGTGTTGGGTGGAGTCCAATTATCCCATACTCATTTTCAGTTCCTCAAGATTGGGGAGAG GTTCCAGTTTCAATTGCAGATCTTGGTGGGACAGAGATTGATTTGAGATTTGCAAGCTCCAAGGAAGGGCGTTTATTTGTCATCGTTGCTCCTGTTCTCAGATTTGCCGACA ATCTTGGTGAAGATGCAACAATTGAAAAGATTGGACCACCTGATAAAGTGATAAATGCATTTGGACCAGAAGTGATCGGGGAGAATGTAGAGGGAAAGGTTTTAAACATGGAAGTGGAACAACATTCTGGGAGGACATACTACCAATTCGAGTTGGAGCCACCCCACGCTCTTATCACTGCTACTGCAGCTGGCAATCGGCTCTACCTGTTCAATGTAACTGCAAATG GTCTTCAATGGAAGAGGCATTATCAGGACTTGAAACGGATTGCAGACTCCTTTCGTGTCGTCTAA